The proteins below are encoded in one region of Brachyspira intermedia PWS/A:
- the mnmH gene encoding tRNA 2-selenouridine(34) synthase MnmH: protein MVKVIDIEEFLKLANNDELPIIDVRSPIEYNHAHIPNAHNVYLFNDEERKDVGTIYKQIGRKEAILKGLEYVSVRMTAILKSIDEIAKKYNSTNKILMHCFRGGMRSESTAWLCSSYGYDVYMLKGGYKRYRNYVLDSFERDYKIYLLTGRTGSGKTLILNKLKSIGYNVIDLEKIAKHKGSAFGWINEGEQPSQEQFENNLSYELLKYDINSTLWFEDESLLIGRRAIPKSLFNKMREAQKIIYLDIPKECRAEYIVNTYGKYNIDDLKESILKIKKRLGGERLKESLELLDNGNIYECVLNMLYYYDKAYKLSINENKLVSIKCENNNFDNIVESIVKAI, encoded by the coding sequence ATGGTTAAAGTTATTGATATAGAAGAATTTTTGAAATTAGCAAATAATGATGAATTGCCTATAATAGATGTACGTTCACCAATAGAATATAATCATGCCCATATTCCAAATGCTCACAATGTATATTTATTCAATGATGAAGAGAGAAAAGATGTAGGTACTATATACAAGCAAATAGGAAGGAAAGAAGCTATATTAAAGGGATTGGAATATGTATCTGTTAGAATGACTGCTATATTAAAATCCATTGATGAAATAGCTAAGAAATATAATTCTACTAATAAAATACTTATGCATTGTTTTAGAGGCGGAATGCGTAGTGAATCCACTGCTTGGCTTTGTTCAAGTTATGGATACGATGTTTATATGCTTAAAGGTGGATATAAGAGATATAGAAACTATGTACTAGACTCATTTGAAAGGGATTATAAAATATATTTGCTTACGGGAAGAACTGGAAGCGGAAAAACATTGATATTAAATAAATTAAAATCTATAGGCTATAATGTAATAGATCTGGAGAAAATAGCAAAACATAAAGGTTCTGCTTTTGGCTGGATAAATGAAGGAGAACAGCCATCTCAGGAACAATTTGAAAATAATCTTTCTTATGAACTATTAAAATACGATATTAATTCCACACTTTGGTTTGAAGATGAAAGTTTACTTATAGGAAGAAGAGCAATACCTAAATCATTATTCAATAAAATGAGAGAAGCTCAAAAAATCATATATTTAGACATACCAAAAGAATGCAGAGCTGAATATATAGTTAATACTTATGGAAAATATAATATTGATGATTTAAAAGAATCTATTCTAAAAATAAAAAAACGTTTGGGCGGAGAAAGATTAAAAGAATCATTAGAATTGCTTGATAATGGAAATATATATGAATGCGTACTTAATATGCTTTATTATTATGATAAGGCATATAAACTTAGTATAAACGAAAATAAATTAGTATCAATAAAATGTGAAAATAATAATTTTGACAATATAGTAGAGTCTATTGTGAAGGCAATATAA
- a CDS encoding LacI family DNA-binding transcriptional regulator, with translation MATIREIAKLAGVSIGTVDRALNNRGRIDPDVEQKILDIAKSLNYKPDKIAKSLAIRKKKFKIAAVLNTYNNLFFEDVIKGIEIAGKEIEEFGMSVIIKRCKDFDADNQLELIEEAINEGANAMAIVAINDERVINKISQLHNNNFPIVLLNSFVNSKDCIAYVGCNYDLAGEIAASLLNIISNGNNINLLVFSNNFNKMLGNKKRVDSLVSRLNSDYKNVNVQSIIEMEKDNNLNFDKSKDNLLKHMDTDVVICPGAETSKYVINAIKELGLYNKIKIITYDFSEVVKEGLLDRGIIASITQNPQEQGYRAIKVLFEYLLTKTIPDKRYTYIETQVIFRENLL, from the coding sequence ATGGCTACCATAAGAGAAATAGCAAAATTAGCAGGAGTTTCAATAGGAACAGTTGACAGAGCTTTAAATAACAGAGGAAGAATAGATCCTGATGTAGAACAAAAAATATTGGATATTGCAAAGTCATTAAATTATAAACCTGATAAAATAGCCAAATCATTAGCCATTAGAAAAAAGAAATTCAAAATAGCTGCAGTTCTTAATACTTATAACAATTTATTTTTTGAAGATGTTATAAAAGGAATAGAAATAGCCGGAAAAGAAATAGAAGAATTTGGAATGTCTGTTATTATAAAAAGATGTAAAGACTTTGATGCTGATAATCAATTAGAACTCATTGAAGAAGCTATTAATGAAGGAGCTAATGCTATGGCTATAGTTGCTATAAATGATGAGAGAGTCATAAATAAGATATCTCAACTTCATAATAATAATTTTCCTATAGTGCTTTTAAATTCTTTTGTAAACAGTAAAGATTGTATAGCTTATGTCGGATGCAATTATGATTTGGCTGGAGAGATAGCTGCTTCTCTTTTGAATATCATATCAAATGGAAATAATATTAATTTATTAGTTTTTTCAAATAACTTTAATAAAATGCTTGGAAACAAAAAACGTGTTGACAGTTTAGTTAGCAGACTTAATTCTGATTATAAAAATGTAAATGTACAATCAATAATAGAAATGGAAAAAGATAATAATCTTAATTTTGATAAAAGTAAAGATAACTTATTAAAACATATGGATACTGATGTTGTTATATGTCCGGGTGCAGAAACCAGTAAATATGTTATAAACGCTATTAAAGAATTAGGACTATACAATAAAATAAAAATCATCACTTATGACTTTTCAGAAGTTGTAAAAGAAGGACTTTTAGACAGAGGCATAATAGCTTCAATAACTCAAAATCCTCAAGAGCAAGGATACAGAGCAATAAAAGTTCTATTTGAATATTTGCTTACAAAAACTATACCTGATAAAAGATATACTTATATAGAAACACAAGTGATATTCAGAGAAAATTTATTGTAA
- a CDS encoding ABC transporter substrate-binding protein, producing MKKTVKIITSLVLITCLFLLASCANKGASSSGDAKTLKVAVMPFLNSVPIEYMINNKLDEKYGFKIETVYFPSGGPMNEALGAGLWEVGTLSAASVYSLANYNAHVVADIGHSEGGIEVLVNPDSDILTVKGVNKDFPEVYGDAATLKGKTIAVPTGTISHLNVIHWLRAINVDPNTVNIVHMEFPQAYQALKAKKIDAAALNPPTSFSAEADGMKIVSSLTTLNIPQYDSIIVSDEAFKNKKDTIVLYIKAFLEACDALQADPNMAAQELLNWYTKNGSTSTLEACQSEVKTRPFVTTEEIKNIKIGDSVRITADFFASQSLITEDKLTVVDQNVDTELLGKALN from the coding sequence ATGAAAAAAACAGTGAAAATTATTACTTCATTAGTTTTAATTACATGTTTGTTCTTATTAGCTTCATGTGCTAATAAAGGTGCATCATCTTCTGGAGATGCAAAAACATTAAAAGTGGCTGTAATGCCTTTTTTAAACTCTGTACCTATTGAGTACATGATTAATAACAAATTAGATGAAAAATATGGTTTTAAAATTGAAACTGTATATTTCCCATCAGGAGGCCCTATGAATGAGGCATTAGGTGCTGGTTTATGGGAAGTTGGTACATTAAGTGCTGCTTCTGTATATTCTTTGGCTAATTATAATGCTCATGTTGTAGCTGATATAGGACACTCTGAAGGCGGTATAGAAGTATTAGTTAATCCTGATTCTGATATATTAACAGTTAAAGGTGTTAATAAAGATTTTCCAGAAGTTTATGGAGATGCTGCTACTTTAAAAGGTAAAACTATAGCTGTACCTACTGGAACAATATCACATTTGAATGTTATACATTGGCTTAGAGCTATAAATGTTGATCCTAATACAGTTAATATAGTTCATATGGAATTCCCTCAAGCATATCAGGCTTTAAAAGCTAAAAAAATAGATGCTGCTGCTTTGAATCCTCCAACTTCTTTCTCTGCTGAAGCTGATGGAATGAAAATAGTTTCAAGTTTAACTACATTAAATATACCTCAGTACGATTCAATAATAGTATCCGATGAAGCTTTTAAAAATAAAAAAGACACTATCGTTTTATATATTAAAGCATTCTTAGAAGCATGTGATGCTTTACAAGCTGATCCTAATATGGCTGCTCAAGAATTATTGAATTGGTATACAAAAAACGGTTCTACTTCTACTTTAGAAGCTTGTCAGTCTGAAGTTAAAACTCGTCCTTTTGTTACAACAGAAGAAATTAAAAATATAAAAATAGGTGATTCTGTAAGAATAACAGCTGACTTCTTTGCAAGTCAATCTTTAATAACAGAGGATAAATTAACTGTTGTTGACCAAAATGTAGATACTGAATTATTAGGTAAAGCATTAAATTAA
- a CDS encoding YggS family pyridoxal phosphate-dependent enzyme gives MNRNEILERYNQILNNINAAKQKYNIEYDINVVAVSKYSSIETIKEFLSLDIDLPLGESKAQSLRDRAGEIAQLKNNVKWHFIGRIQSNKVKYIVRYADLIQSVDSVEIAEYINKEAIKNNKVQNILLQFNISDEDQKGGFNINNYIDIYENIIKMSNISVKGLMGIGKDSENLLLIEEEFEKLNTIYKSINLKYNNPLSILSMGMSSDYELAIKHGSNMIRIGSSFLGNS, from the coding sequence ATGAATAGAAATGAAATATTAGAAAGATATAATCAAATATTAAATAATATTAATGCTGCAAAACAAAAATACAATATAGAATATGATATAAATGTAGTAGCAGTTAGTAAATATTCTTCTATTGAAACTATAAAAGAATTTCTATCATTAGATATAGATTTACCGCTTGGAGAAAGTAAGGCGCAAAGCTTAAGAGATAGAGCAGGGGAGATTGCTCAATTAAAAAATAATGTCAAATGGCATTTTATAGGAAGAATACAATCAAACAAAGTAAAATACATAGTTAGATATGCTGACTTAATACAGAGTGTAGATTCTGTTGAAATAGCTGAATATATAAATAAAGAGGCGATAAAAAACAATAAAGTTCAGAATATATTATTACAATTCAATATAAGTGATGAGGATCAAAAGGGCGGATTTAATATAAATAATTATATAGATATATATGAAAACATCATAAAAATGTCTAATATATCTGTTAAAGGATTAATGGGAATAGGAAAAGATAGTGAAAATTTACTACTCATTGAAGAAGAATTTGAGAAACTTAATACTATATATAAATCTATTAATTTAAAATATAATAATCCTTTATCAATACTTTCTATGGGAATGTCTTCAGATTATGAGCTTGCAATAAAACATGGTTCAAATATGATAAGAATAGGAAGCAGTTTTTTGGGTAATTCTTAA
- a CDS encoding ABC transporter ATP-binding protein, which produces MENKTIIKMNHVNKVFFSEHGYKEVIKDISLEVKENEFVVLFGPGQCGKTTLINLIAGLETAENSDIEVNGKKVTEPHPERGVVYQTTALFPFLTVMENVEFGPRARGIPKKERREKAKYYIDLVGLNGFENSYPNQLSGGMRQRVGIARAYCNEPVVMLLDEPFGHLDAQTRYMMEEEVEKIWQKEKRTVVFVTNNIEEAVYLGDRIILLTNCPTVVKKEYIIDLPRPRRLTDPNFLKIRNEINDNMDITL; this is translated from the coding sequence ATGGAAAATAAAACTATTATAAAAATGAATCATGTTAATAAAGTGTTTTTCAGCGAGCATGGATATAAAGAAGTTATAAAAGATATAAGTCTTGAAGTGAAAGAAAATGAATTTGTTGTATTATTCGGACCAGGTCAATGCGGAAAAACAACATTGATAAATTTGATAGCAGGACTTGAAACAGCAGAAAATTCTGATATAGAAGTTAATGGTAAAAAGGTAACTGAGCCTCATCCTGAAAGAGGTGTTGTATATCAAACTACTGCTTTATTTCCTTTTTTGACTGTTATGGAAAATGTAGAGTTCGGACCTAGAGCAAGAGGAATACCAAAGAAAGAGAGAAGAGAAAAAGCAAAATATTATATAGATTTGGTGGGATTAAATGGATTTGAAAATAGTTATCCGAATCAATTATCTGGAGGTATGAGGCAGAGGGTAGGTATAGCTAGGGCATATTGTAATGAACCTGTTGTTATGCTTCTTGATGAGCCTTTCGGACATTTGGATGCACAGACTAGATATATGATGGAAGAAGAAGTTGAAAAGATTTGGCAGAAAGAAAAAAGAACTGTTGTATTTGTTACTAATAATATAGAAGAAGCTGTTTATTTGGGTGACAGAATAATACTTCTTACAAACTGTCCTACAGTTGTAAAAAAAGAATATATTATAGATTTGCCTAGACCTAGAAGATTAACTGATCCTAATTTCCTTAAAATTAGAAATGAAATAAATGATAATATGGATATAACTTTATAA
- a CDS encoding ABC transporter permease: MKNKEKTRLKLSDFEKPIWAVISIIGFLIVWQLLTTYTPIKITTPKPLEVFKFLVWSLTHNIGQQTILGHIVISIFRVLTGFAIGAVTGVILGISMGVNKYARAIIRPFFEVFRQIPPIAWIPMAILWFGIGEVPKVFIIFIGTFVNVTLNAYAGSSQVNPTLIGAAKMLGSNDRDIFLHVILPASVPQIFNGMQVGFSVSWMGVLAAEMVSSFAGVGWVIIRGSDTANIPQVLAGMIAIGIVGLLLSSLMRYIEKRLTIWNSTGI; encoded by the coding sequence ATGAAAAATAAAGAAAAAACAAGATTAAAATTATCTGATTTTGAAAAACCTATTTGGGCTGTTATATCTATAATAGGATTTTTAATTGTATGGCAATTATTAACAACTTATACTCCTATAAAAATTACCACACCTAAACCATTAGAAGTATTCAAGTTTTTAGTATGGAGTTTAACTCATAATATAGGTCAGCAAACTATATTAGGACATATAGTAATAAGTATATTTAGAGTATTAACAGGTTTTGCTATAGGTGCTGTAACAGGTGTTATATTAGGAATATCTATGGGAGTTAATAAATATGCAAGAGCAATAATAAGACCATTCTTTGAAGTATTCAGACAAATTCCTCCTATAGCTTGGATACCTATGGCTATACTTTGGTTTGGAATAGGCGAAGTACCTAAAGTATTTATAATATTTATTGGTACTTTTGTTAATGTTACTTTGAATGCTTATGCTGGAAGTTCTCAGGTTAATCCTACTTTAATAGGGGCAGCTAAGATGCTTGGCTCTAATGATAGAGATATATTTTTGCACGTTATACTTCCGGCTTCTGTACCTCAAATATTCAATGGTATGCAGGTAGGTTTTTCAGTAAGCTGGATGGGTGTATTAGCAGCTGAAATGGTTAGTTCTTTTGCCGGTGTAGGTTGGGTTATAATAAGAGGTTCTGATACTGCAAATATACCTCAAGTTTTAGCTGGTATGATAGCTATAGGTATAGTTGGTTTATTATTATCTTCTTTAATGAGATATATAGAAAAGAGATTAACCATTTGGAATTCTACTGGTATATAA
- a CDS encoding ABC transporter ATP-binding protein, giving the protein MTNDTREVKVKVSRLTKKFGDLLVLNDISFNVMKGEFLCIVGPTGCGKTTFLNSLTKLYKPTYGAIQIDGEHVDLKKHDIAYIFQEYSTMPWLKVEENVKFGLKIKKLPQDVIEERADRVIKMVGLESLKTFNPSELSASMLQRVVIARAFAVEPELLLMDEPYGQLDVSLRFKLEDELLNIWKTLGTTIIFITHNIEEAVYLGERVLVLTNKPTSIKKEIHIDLEHPRNIADPKFVEYREEITELIKWW; this is encoded by the coding sequence ATGACAAATGATACTAGAGAAGTAAAAGTAAAAGTTTCAAGATTAACAAAAAAATTCGGTGATTTATTGGTTTTAAATGATATATCATTTAATGTTATGAAAGGTGAGTTTTTATGTATAGTAGGGCCTACTGGCTGCGGTAAAACTACATTTTTAAATAGCCTTACAAAGTTATACAAACCAACTTACGGAGCCATACAGATAGACGGCGAACATGTTGACTTAAAAAAACATGATATAGCATATATATTTCAGGAATATTCTACTATGCCTTGGCTTAAAGTAGAGGAGAATGTTAAGTTCGGATTGAAAATAAAAAAACTCCCTCAAGATGTTATTGAAGAGAGGGCAGACAGAGTAATAAAAATGGTTGGGCTTGAGAGTTTAAAAACTTTTAATCCAAGCGAGCTTTCTGCTAGTATGCTTCAAAGGGTTGTTATAGCCAGAGCATTTGCTGTAGAGCCTGAATTACTTTTGATGGATGAACCTTACGGACAATTAGATGTTTCTTTGAGATTCAAATTAGAAGATGAGCTTTTGAATATATGGAAAACTTTGGGTACTACAATTATATTTATTACTCATAACATAGAGGAAGCTGTTTATTTAGGTGAAAGAGTTTTAGTATTAACCAATAAACCAACTTCTATAAAAAAAGAAATACATATAGATTTGGAACATCCTAGAAACATAGCTGATCCTAAATTTGTTGAATATAGAGAAGAAATAACAGAACTTATAAAATGGTGGTAA
- a CDS encoding ABC transporter permease — MEENIENISLKEKEKIVIANKKKEKSKFFIISVISVVVFLIIWQLITDVFKLFPSYSLPSPYTVFKSFIYKLTNKAPDNGTLFQHILASLQVALTGYFLGAAIGIPLGICMAWFKKFNLVATPLFDLIRPIPTIAWIPMMILWFGIGLGAKSAIVFMSAFVPCVINTYSGIKATTQVHLWVAQTFGASRRQMLKEVAIPTALPYIFTGLRVSLGSSWTSLCAAEMLAASRGLGFMIQLNRQLARADLIIVGMLTIGAVGAILSVGLGYLEKKYVKR, encoded by the coding sequence ATGGAAGAGAATATAGAAAATATTTCATTAAAAGAAAAAGAAAAAATCGTCATAGCCAATAAAAAGAAAGAGAAGAGTAAATTTTTTATTATATCTGTAATATCAGTTGTAGTATTTCTTATAATATGGCAATTAATAACAGATGTATTTAAATTGTTTCCTTCATATTCTCTTCCAAGTCCTTATACAGTTTTTAAATCTTTTATTTATAAACTCACAAATAAAGCACCTGATAATGGTACATTGTTTCAACATATATTAGCATCTTTGCAGGTAGCATTGACAGGTTATTTTTTAGGTGCTGCTATAGGAATACCTCTTGGAATATGTATGGCTTGGTTCAAAAAATTCAATTTAGTTGCAACTCCATTATTTGACCTTATAAGACCAATACCTACTATAGCATGGATACCTATGATGATATTATGGTTTGGAATAGGATTAGGAGCAAAATCAGCAATAGTATTTATGTCTGCATTTGTACCTTGTGTAATTAATACTTATAGCGGAATAAAAGCAACCACTCAAGTGCATTTATGGGTAGCACAAACTTTTGGTGCTTCAAGAAGACAAATGCTTAAAGAAGTTGCTATACCAACAGCTTTACCTTATATATTTACAGGACTTAGAGTATCTCTAGGTTCTTCTTGGACTTCTTTATGTGCCGCTGAAATGTTAGCAGCAAGCAGAGGTTTAGGATTTATGATACAGTTAAACAGACAATTAGCAAGAGCAGATTTAATAATAGTAGGTATGCTTACAATAGGAGCTGTAGGAGCAATTTTATCTGTTGGATTAGGTTATTTAGAAAAGAAATATGTTAAAAGATAA
- the tsaB gene encoding tRNA (adenosine(37)-N6)-threonylcarbamoyltransferase complex dimerization subunit type 1 TsaB, whose amino-acid sequence MNILAFDTVSSSFSIALQKYDDSILEYNKEDVRNHNEEILPVLNNFLKENNISLDKIDYIVLGIGPGSFTALRIAFATVKTICYAKNIPIIGISSLETLYENIKSYEGIKASMIDARKGSIYTDIYSGNNKIKENLDITYEEFINIINSIENNDKTLTLCGDGFYKNQDYFKEKLKNYKINDIDKSFNIIKASNSIRLSIPRIKSNNFDNIFNLLPLYLRNSEAENKKMNEKQ is encoded by the coding sequence ATGAATATATTAGCATTTGATACAGTATCCAGCAGTTTTTCTATAGCTTTGCAAAAATATGATGATTCTATCCTTGAATATAATAAGGAAGATGTAAGAAATCATAACGAGGAAATACTTCCTGTTTTAAATAACTTTCTAAAAGAAAATAATATTTCGCTTGATAAAATAGATTATATAGTATTGGGAATTGGTCCCGGATCTTTTACCGCATTAAGAATAGCATTTGCCACAGTAAAAACAATTTGCTATGCTAAAAATATACCTATTATAGGTATTTCAAGTTTAGAAACATTGTATGAAAATATCAAGAGTTATGAAGGAATAAAAGCAAGTATGATAGATGCTAGGAAAGGAAGTATTTATACTGATATATATTCCGGAAATAATAAAATAAAAGAAAATTTAGATATAACTTATGAAGAGTTTATAAATATCATTAATTCTATAGAAAATAATGATAAAACACTTACTCTATGTGGAGACGGATTTTATAAGAATCAAGATTATTTTAAAGAAAAATTAAAAAATTATAAAATAAATGACATAGATAAATCATTCAATATAATAAAAGCTTCTAATAGTATAAGACTATCTATACCAAGGATAAAATCAAATAATTTTGATAATATTTTCAATTTATTGCCTCTTTATTTGAGAAATAGTGAAGCTGAAAATAAAAAAATGAATGAAAAACAATAG
- a CDS encoding methyl-accepting chemotaxis protein, with translation MRKLQSLKVKIPFFVMLLVTVMTIILVTLIINIGSQGIRSSAIFGFESTTKVYSRMINVWLGQAIFTSEAISSGYPEFITYITTRTPESKAAVEATLKNIVANNHNVEGIVILDGAGNVIADNLDGKVVNTARNFSGTELWQKIMTGQSSMHYTVDPSPADNNKYVVKIFSPIKDSTGNIVGAISTMIDWLGFIDKELTLVKFGNTGHPFIVDKDRWVIADPIPSHVRSEVLRNADYIKYAVENESGYYEFKSPFNDKDSIATFYREPISGWSVVMSIESAELFSHITSMKRYAIIGTIIILVIASLVIVFYINKITTILHLLAIDLTSLSKGDLSWSTPPGFEKRKDEFGEIAVALINILDQLNEKVRIVYDGAYTVKASANEVAQGNIDLSNRTENQASGLEETASSMEEIASTIKSSAEHTLEGNNMMINSKKAIEEAGRIIEESTQNIEAVYESSSKISAITKIIEDIAFQTNILALNAAVEAARAGEQGRGFAVVASEVRNLAQTTQTSVKDITTLVADSEEKIAAATETARESKEIFQNLRVQIEETAKIMQDLSSTAMEQQAGVDQVNIAITQMDMTTQQNAALVEEATAASEALFSQAEELLSAMEFFKLRGSNYKKNISKVERKKATPTTDTKAVQENKPAPKSEPQKPVTKKPELKSPIKKHHEEKMPAPTPARTVKDNEFGNTFDTSKDTSDGFESF, from the coding sequence GTGAGAAAATTGCAATCCTTGAAGGTTAAAATCCCGTTCTTTGTAATGCTGCTTGTTACTGTTATGACAATAATATTAGTAACATTAATAATTAATATAGGCTCTCAAGGAATAAGAAGTTCAGCCATATTTGGTTTTGAATCTACTACGAAAGTTTATTCAAGAATGATTAATGTATGGCTAGGTCAGGCAATATTTACGTCTGAAGCTATAAGTAGCGGTTATCCTGAATTTATAACTTATATTACAACTAGAACACCAGAATCAAAAGCTGCTGTTGAAGCTACCTTAAAAAATATTGTGGCTAATAACCATAATGTTGAAGGTATTGTTATACTTGATGGTGCTGGAAATGTGATAGCTGATAATTTAGATGGTAAAGTAGTTAATACTGCTAGAAATTTCAGCGGAACAGAATTATGGCAAAAAATTATGACAGGACAATCATCAATGCATTACACTGTTGACCCTTCTCCTGCAGACAATAACAAATATGTAGTTAAGATTTTTTCACCAATAAAAGATAGTACAGGTAATATAGTTGGTGCAATATCAACTATGATTGATTGGTTAGGATTTATAGATAAAGAATTAACTCTTGTTAAATTTGGTAATACAGGTCACCCATTTATCGTAGATAAAGACAGATGGGTAATTGCTGACCCTATTCCTTCACATGTTAGAAGTGAAGTTTTAAGAAATGCAGATTACATCAAATATGCTGTAGAAAATGAATCAGGATATTATGAGTTCAAATCTCCTTTTAATGATAAAGACTCAATAGCTACTTTTTACAGAGAACCTATATCTGGTTGGTCTGTTGTTATGAGTATAGAATCGGCAGAATTATTCTCTCATATTACTTCAATGAAAAGATATGCTATTATTGGTACTATTATAATACTTGTAATCGCTTCTTTGGTAATAGTATTCTATATAAACAAAATAACTACTATATTACACCTTTTAGCTATAGACTTAACTAGTTTGTCTAAAGGTGATCTTAGTTGGTCTACTCCTCCTGGATTTGAAAAGAGAAAAGATGAATTCGGTGAGATTGCTGTTGCTTTAATAAATATTCTAGATCAGTTAAATGAAAAAGTAAGAATAGTATATGATGGTGCTTATACAGTAAAAGCATCTGCTAATGAAGTAGCACAAGGTAATATAGACTTATCAAATAGAACAGAAAATCAGGCTTCAGGACTTGAAGAAACTGCTTCTTCTATGGAAGAGATTGCTTCTACAATTAAATCATCTGCTGAACATACTTTAGAAGGTAATAATATGATGATTAATTCTAAAAAAGCTATTGAGGAAGCTGGAAGAATCATAGAAGAAAGTACTCAAAATATTGAGGCAGTATATGAATCAAGTTCTAAAATTAGTGCTATTACTAAAATAATTGAAGATATAGCATTCCAAACTAATATACTTGCTCTTAATGCTGCAGTTGAAGCTGCACGTGCTGGAGAACAAGGAAGAGGTTTTGCTGTTGTTGCTTCTGAAGTTAGAAACTTGGCTCAAACAACTCAAACATCAGTTAAAGATATTACTACTTTAGTTGCTGATTCTGAAGAAAAAATAGCTGCTGCTACAGAAACTGCAAGAGAATCTAAAGAGATATTCCAAAACTTAAGAGTTCAAATAGAAGAAACAGCAAAAATTATGCAGGATTTAAGTTCTACTGCTATGGAACAGCAAGCAGGTGTTGATCAAGTTAATATTGCTATTACTCAAATGGATATGACTACTCAGCAAAATGCTGCTTTAGTAGAAGAAGCTACAGCTGCTTCTGAAGCTTTATTCTCTCAAGCTGAAGAATTGTTATCTGCTATGGAATTCTTCAAATTAAGAGGCTCTAACTATAAAAAGAATATATCTAAAGTTGAAAGAAAAAAAGCTACACCTACTACAGATACAAAAGCAGTACAAGAAAATAAGCCTGCTCCAAAATCTGAACCTCAAAAACCTGTTACTAAAAAGCCAGAGTTAAAGAGTCCTATTAAAAAACATCATGAAGAAAAAATGCCTGCTCCAACTCCAGCTAGAACAGTAAAAGATAATGAGTTTGGTAATACATTTGATACTTCTAAAGATACTTCAGATGGTTTTGAATCATTTTAA
- a CDS encoding YaaR family protein: MRVQERRNREMNLNSLLMTSQDASMKVAVSSSPFAAMLEEEKEIKRYSYELDELKRQIYDAGNMLEKSANMKDFQKFRDLIRSLTDKLVKDAYRIRIVSSYMRRGREYQVVSKINEELDSLYRLIMSEQKNHIAIANKVMRLKGLVLDLMS; the protein is encoded by the coding sequence ATGAGAGTTCAGGAAAGAAGAAATAGAGAAATGAATTTAAATAGTCTATTAATGACATCGCAAGATGCTTCTATGAAAGTAGCTGTTTCATCTTCTCCATTTGCTGCAATGCTCGAAGAAGAAAAGGAAATTAAAAGATATTCTTATGAATTAGATGAATTAAAAAGACAAATATATGATGCAGGAAATATGCTTGAAAAAAGCGCTAATATGAAAGACTTTCAAAAATTTAGAGATTTAATAAGATCATTAACAGATAAATTAGTAAAAGATGCCTATAGAATAAGAATCGTATCTTCATATATGAGAAGAGGACGTGAATATCAAGTAGTTTCAAAAATAAACGAAGAACTTGATTCATTATACAGATTAATAATGTCAGAACAGAAGAATCATATAGCTATTGCAAATAAGGTTATGAGACTTAAAGGTTTAGTATTAGATTTAATGTCATGA